CAACGACCCCACTCCGGCATGTGCATCGCCTTGACGCGTTCAACTGCTAAAGTGAGGAAAGGGATTCCATCGGAGATGTCAGACTCATATCTGGTCGGGTCAGGGTTTCGTTGTTTGGTTGTGATTAGAGATAACAATTATGGTTAATGTTCCAGCGATGGGGAGATATTGGTGATATTGTAGGTTGACAACTACGGCAGTGACCATCTGAAATTAGGTTTTTGTGGTAGGGGTCGACACCACCTTCCACCACCACCGTTACAACCACCTCCTATCACAACTACCATCGTTTACCACATCCCATTATCACCGTCATCCACCTCTCCTTCCCTACCTTCACACATACCTCCACTACCGTACAGAAGAGATAAGTGGGGTGGAACCTAAACAATGCGGATTCATTGTCTTATCTTGATGTGTGTCATCGTTAACCACCAGGTACCACCACCGCTTTGTTTATAGCCCCAaatcgatttgatttttaaaattAGGGTTTCATTGGTTTGATTTTATGGAAGGAAACAAGGATTCTTTGTCGGTTTGATGGTGGTTGGTATTGTGGCGTTGGGGATGGTGACAGCTGGTGGTTGCATTGGTTATGGGGGTGGAGGCAGGTGGTGATGGCAGTGTGTGATGGAGGTGGTGGTGATGTGGGATAAGGGATGCACAACTATTGGGTTTTATGTACAGACAAGAAATTTTTCAAAGGCTTTATTCGTTATGTGTGTAtaggggtaattttgtcatttaacatagatttaacggagaaaactaacggacatctatttcagggactatccgagtaacaaactgtcaaaccacagggagcacggGTGTAATTTCCAAAACTTGGGGACTAATGGTGAAATtttaccaaaccacagggactatccgtgcattttactccatttttatttatgttttgatattcgatATTCGATATCTGCTTGTCGTtactgacacgcgttttgcagtcattgggtccccgccgcaacgcgcggatgGAAAATCTACtagttaatttaaaaaaaacccAACAATTGTAAAATTACACATTTTTTTCTCTTCATTTCAACTCgacatataattttttttgtaaacttccgttttgctccctgtggtttagtcactttaacggttttgccccaaacctttaaaaatagtcattttcttccaatagtttgctatggtttttccattttgctccccgcctctaactccatccaaattttCTGTTAtctgaaagggcattttggtaactTCAAGTatataactaagggtattttagtaacaCTACAAATaaaagattatattatatataatatatacaaCAAAACTTCTTCTCTCTCTTTGCCCTCTCTCTTCTCTCTACACTTTCTCTGCATATAACAAAACCCTGCTCGCCTCACCTCTAATTTCCAACAAATCTTTCACACCCTCAACCTCTTTCAATCACCACCTCACCCGACATCACTACCACCATTCACCACCACCCCAATCACCATCAACCACCACCTACCTTACAAACCACCAATACCTTGAACCATACTGGAACAATGACCCAGACCCTTCCCTGTCTGAACCCTAATTTCATGTATAGCGGCAACAGATCTGTACAACCCATTCATCCTTCTCTAATTGCAGATATGAACAAAAAACCTTCACCAAAAATCCCTCACAAAAAACGAGATTGGTGGTACTGAGGTGAAGGGCATCATAGTCAAATACCTGATTTGCAGCGGCGACCTGATTTGCAGCGGCGTCAAACACCTGATTTGCAGCGGTGGCCAGATCTGAACGACGGTGTTAGATGTAAAGAGACAGAGACGTTGATGGTGGCGGCGGCAGATTATATTGGGGGCGACGGATTATGGTGGTGGTAAGTGTGTGtgcgtgtatgtgtgtgtgtgagagagagacagagagagagagagagagagagagagagttgtggtggtggtggattatGGTGGCGGTAATGGTGGTGCTAATGGTTGTTGTGGGTGATGTTTGAAGGTGAGAGCTGATGATGATAAATTGGGTGATATTTAATATGTGTCTGTACATATATGAATAAATAGCAAtgattttatctttttatttttattagttaaCTCTTTTAGGAATTAGTAATAGGTAATTAAATACTCATATATAAAGTTACTGAATTACCTTTACTTTCAACCAAATTTTTTAACTTAGTTAGAGCCTTAGAGCAAACGAAGACAAAATCAAAATATCAtggagtaaaatgactatttttaaagatttAGAACAAAAACATTAAAGTGACCAAATCACAAAATGCAAAACGAaagttaaaattttttttttccgtATCGAAGAAAGAAATGACTTTCATCTGGTTTGTTGGTTCTCAAAAACACTCGAAAGCATTTTAGGGTTTTCTTTGCAAGATCAAGGGTTTTTGGATTCAAATTTCATATCTGAAATCCCTATGTATGAACTGCTGCTACGTCACAAATCAATCATCATCCCAGGTATATTTCCATATCCCTCATCCTCAATTCCCTACCAATGTTGTTTAATTTCATCTTTAGAACAATTTCAACCCCTGCAAGACCTAATATCCATCAACAGCTCTGTTGTCATGGCTTcctatcatcatcatcttcccacCAATCGTCCCCTTTTACCACCAAATCTTCAAATCAACACTCATTCACAGTCATGTACCTCATAACTTCATGTGGGGTTTCTCCAGAATCCGCAATTTCAGCCTCCAAACATCTTAATTTATCAAAATCCCCAAATTTTGCAGACTCTGTTCTTGCCTTTTTAAAGAAGCATGGTTTCACCAAATCCCAAGTTTCAAAGGTAATCTGTAGGCACCCCAGAATCTTATTATGTGATCCTGAAAAGACCCTTTTGcccaaatttcaaattttgaaatctATAGGTCTTTCAAGAACTGATCTTAATGCAATTGTGACTGCTACACCACAAGCTATTATGCGCTCAAAGTTTAAAGATACAGCCCCGCCTTGTGTTGATTACTTGAGAACTGTTTTAGGGTCACGTGATTTAGTTATTAGTGCCATTAAGCGTTTCCCGCTAGCGTTAACGTATGATTTACAAGTGTATGCTGCGGAAAATATTCAAATGCTGTTAGAAGTAGGGGTTTCTTATTCAACAATACAAGCTGTGTTGGCACGACAGCCCCGAACTTTCTTTACATCCGCGGATACGTTTAGAAAAGTTGTTAAGGATGTGATGGAGATGGGGTGTAACCCTAAGAAAGTTAGGTTTCTTATGGCGATTCATGCTCTCCGGTCTATGAGCAAATCGACGTGGGGTAAGAAACTGGCGATTTATAAGAAGTGGGGTTGGTCTAAAGATGAGATTTTTATCGCTTTTGAGCGATATCCGGGGTTAATGATGTCTTCAGAGGATAAAATTGTGCGAATGTTGGATTTTCTTGTGAATACGATGGGTTGGGAAATGAGTTATATTGTTCAGCGGCCAATAGTCATTTGTTTTAGTTTAGAGAAGAGGGTTATTCCTAGGTGTTTGGTTTATCAGTATGTAGCGGAGAAAGGGTTGATCAAGGAAAATGAGGATTTTTGCTTTACCAAGTGGTTGATGTACTCGGAAACGAAGTTTCTCAATTGGGCTATGAAGAGGTATGAAGACGAAGCCCCTGAAATATTGAAACTGTATCGGAAGCATTTGAATGAGGCAAATGGTTCGAGTACTTCCATTCTTCGAAAAAGAGATGTAATTTGAGTTTTGAAATGAATTAACAAAAGTTTCTGTAATCCACATTGTCATTGGCTTTTGTAACACTGTCTTTATGAAGTTACTGGTTTATTTCAAGTGATTCATAGATTCAACAAAGCCCTTTTGGGAATTTTTTATCTTCTTAGTTTCATAGATCTTTTAAGCACTCAATTTGCTGCTGGTATTTGATTTTATAGGGCTTCTAAGATCTCAGGATTGCTGCTGCATACATTAGTACATTATTATTTTCAAGGCAATCTTGTGTTAGCATAATACAGTTAACTATTTCTGTAGTGGGTTCATCTTTTAGTCCTTCAGCTAGATTACTTAATTAGCTTGTATATTTATTTGCATTTCTTTGTTTTCATTGTATCCATTTTTCAGTATAATAGAACCCTATTGTTTTTCCTATCTACATGTTTATGGATTAACATCTAGTACATATTGGATAGTTATTGAACTCCAGATGTTTTTGATAAACAATTCtataatatatatcatttttAGTAGGGTGCTAAAAGTGTCATGTTTGCGGGTTGACATGTTGAACCTGAAAATTTTGCATGAGACCGAACACTATACATTTATGCACAAGTTTATACAAATGACTTATTTAAACAATATTTTACTTTCTTTTATTTTTCGTTTATTCATATTTTAGAATtacaaatttaaaacaaaaaatacTAATGTATATCAAACCAGTTAACTTGATTTCTCTTTTTAAGTAATAAATTTTGACATAAAGTATCTTGGTATTCAGAATTAATGTCACAAAATACGTTAGTTAAGTGTTATGGCTAATACCATACGTAGTGGGCAGTTTTGTGGGCGTTTTTGCCCTCTTCCACGCCCCAAAACGCCGGCAAGGCCGCCCCCATGGGCGTGTTTTGTGGTTTTTGGTTCCAAGGCGTTTTAAAAGCACGCCCAAGCCCCATTTGATGGGTCAATCACATCTAACCCTTTTCTTTTTTAGCCAATCAGTTTTTtttcatggtttttttttttattttttttaattctttacaccccttttaacataatgcccataTCCCCACTgtacccattttagaaaaacaccCAATTGCTGATTGGGCTGCCACATGACGCAAAACGCCCACGggtggggcattattcaccccaacgactacgcatggtctaatgCCCTTGTCCAACTCAGCCCAAAAGAGCGTGAAAGACAACCCCCATGGCCCATGGGGTGTGAATAGCGTGAGTGC
The Helianthus annuus cultivar XRQ/B chromosome 6, HanXRQr2.0-SUNRISE, whole genome shotgun sequence genome window above contains:
- the LOC110865341 gene encoding uncharacterized protein LOC110865341: MLFNFIFRTISTPARPNIHQQLCCHGFLSSSSSHQSSPFTTKSSNQHSFTVMYLITSCGVSPESAISASKHLNLSKSPNFADSVLAFLKKHGFTKSQVSKVICRHPRILLCDPEKTLLPKFQILKSIGLSRTDLNAIVTATPQAIMRSKFKDTAPPCVDYLRTVLGSRDLVISAIKRFPLALTYDLQVYAAENIQMLLEVGVSYSTIQAVLARQPRTFFTSADTFRKVVKDVMEMGCNPKKVRFLMAIHALRSMSKSTWGKKLAIYKKWGWSKDEIFIAFERYPGLMMSSEDKIVRMLDFLVNTMGWEMSYIVQRPIVICFSLEKRVIPRCLVYQYVAEKGLIKENEDFCFTKWLMYSETKFLNWAMKRYEDEAPEILKLYRKHLNEANGSSTSILRKRDVI